The region tatatatatatatatatatatatatatatatatatatatgtgtgtgtgtgtgtgtatgtatatgtgtatatatgtatatataaacacacagacatatttcATTTTGGGTAGAGGTTACAAGGGTGGAGAGCAGATACAAACTGATGGAGAGATGAGTGaaattggggtacatgatgtgaaattcacaaagaagaagGGGGGTTCTCATTCTTCAAGAAAGGCTCTGTTCAAATATCCCCCAAAGACCTAGAGACTTCTTCCAACATCCCTCCCCACCTAACCACATCCTCAGCTCTAGAGTTCATATCCCCTATGAAGGGCTAATAAAGCCCTGGTTATTGTGAATTAGATGGGCTGCTTATGTATCAGACCCTTCCACCAGCTTTGGGGGCTTCCAAAAGCAGTCTTTTGTTCAGAGTTCCAGAGATTCTGTCTATCAAAGTGTGACCCATTGGAGAAGGAGGCCCCACTGATACCGCACCTGCGAGCATTCCCTCCAGCTCACCCATTGCCAGCGCTCTCCTCCCCACAGGAAAACACAGCATAAGGTGGAGCTTAAGGGTGTGAATGTGGCTCAGCTTCAGGTTCAAAACTTCTCTGCACATAGTACTTCAAggcaatatttttatttagctcAGGTAGGTTTTTCCTATATATTTCTGGATACTTGAGTTAGGGTTTTCTCTGTTACGCTAGCAAATTACCTAAATCTCTTAAGATGTGACAAATACAAATGCATAAGCAAAATACAGGCCACAATAAGAAGCTCTTATGTACAAacattttctaagaaaaacattttatacagtaaagaagaaggaagaagaactgGTGTAGTGGTCCATGACTGTATCCTAGCACTTGGTAGGGTagtaagaacagaaaaaaaaaaaaaaaggagttcaaggccacccttggTAGCAAGctcagaggcagcctgggctacacaagactctgtctcaaaagtcaTTCCTTTACTCTAAACCTGGTCTTACTGCCCAGAGAGTCTATCCCTCTGTTCTTGGGTCTTTCTAGACACAAGTTTCAGTCCTTCCTGAACAGGAACATGGGCTTTGCAAGAACAGGGGCACCCTGTTTATTTCTATGTAGGGTGGACAAAggccacccaccccacccccgacacACAGTGTCATAAACCCATGTGGGAAGGCTGTTTAGCCTCAGCAGATAGCAAGAGCACCTCTGTGCCAGTATTTTgagctgtcttctctctccattctGGGCAGCCCCCAGTTGTCAAAGTAACCAGACAGATCCTGGCATGACCTGCTGTAAGTATTTTTCAAACCAGCCAGCTACTGGAGCACCCAGAGAGCTCTTCAGGAGTTTTCTGAGGCCCAGGTATCTCCTAACCTTTTCAAGCCTTCTAGTTGATGTTGAAATTGAGAAGGATCTGAGGTTCCTGTGGGCCTCTCATATGCCCAATGTCTGTGATCAGCATATAGAGAAACAAGTCCAAAGTAGGAGGCAGGTACAATGTCCCAGGATCTGTGTTTCTGGCTGAAGCTGAACCCCAGGAACATCCACCTGGTCTGGTGAGCATCCAGGACAGTCTAAGCCTGGAGACGCTGAGGACCAGAAGACCGCATCTGTGCTTGGAAGTGCTCACAGCGGGCATGCTTCAGAGTCAGCCCATAGGTAGGAGTCATATCCACCTTCTCGCCTGGTGACACATTAAATTCTACTTGCTGCAGCAAGATGGCCAGGAAGAGAAAGACCTCCAGTCGGCCAATGGTCTCCCCAATGCATTTCCGTTTGCCCAAACCAAAGAGAATGACCTTCTCACTCAAGTGCTTATCCAGAGTGCCACTGGGGGTGAGAAACCTTTCAGGTCGGAACTCGTTTGGGTCGCCCCACAGTTCCCTGCACGAAGAGGGAGACAGCTGAAGTCAATGTTCAGAAGATTATAAGCATCAAGTAGATCAATCCCCAAGGGACAAGGGTGTCTTAAGCCCAGGAGAGGATGGATTCATCCCACCCAGAAGTTTCCACTGCCTCTGTCAACTTACTGGTCATGGTTAACCTGCCACTGGTTGACAAAGACACAGCACCCCTTGGGGATATAGAAGCCATTCAGATTTGTATCTCTTGTGGTGCTGGGGAAAGAGGACACTCAGTCAGAATCAGGACCACAGGGCAAATTCACACTCCGGCCCATGCCATATCCTTCCCATGAATTCTAATGGGCCGTGTACACGAAACTAAGACCTAGTATCAAATATCAATGAATCTATGGCCTGACCTGTGGGGGATGgtgaaagggaggaaggatgaaTGCCGGAAGGTCTCCAGGATGAAAGCCTCCAGATATGGCAGCTGAGGTCTGTCAGAAAGCCGGGGCTGCCGATCCCTGCCAATCACTGTGTCTACAGAATACAGAAGTTCAAAAGGATTAAGGGGTTGCCAAGACTTTATCAGGGTCCTCCACTTAGAGTCCTTGGAATGGAGACACCACCTACCTAGCTCCTCCTGGATCTTCCTCTGTACCATAGGCTTGGTTACCAGGTACATGAGGCCCCAAGAGATAGCAGTTGTGATTGTGTCAAATCCTGAACAGGGTGGAACAGAGGCAGTGGTTAGGTATGTGGCAACTAGGGGCACCCAAGCACAGAAATGATACACTGAAGTACTCATACCAGCTCCAAAGAGGTCCAAAACAATCGTAATGACCTTATCATCTGACAGCTGAACATTGGCATTCTCATCCAGCCTCCTGTCCTGACAATGCTCAATGAGACTGTCTGTGATGTCCCGGATGTGGCCCTGGGAGACAAAGGAGCACAAGGTGAGAAATGTCCCAGACCTACCTCTCCATCTAGGCCTGATCCCTCACTGTCATTAACATCTTTGTTCAAGAGCTGACATTCTGAGGCAGCTGTTTCAGTTTCCCCTTGCCTCTCCAAGTCTCTTTCTACATTAAAGAACTGATGACCCAACTCAAGGGACTCTGACACTGATAGTTATTTAATGAGTTCTTTAACTTTTTCTACCATAAAGCCAGGAGACAGATTCTTTCTTGTCCAGTAAGAACTGGCCCAGGGCTCCTCCTATCAGTAGCTCCTGTCCTGTGGATATACAGAAGGACCAACCAAGAAAAGTTTTATTGCCTGCTGAGGACAGCGTACGCTCTGCTACCAGCTTTAAGCTTGCCTGTGATGTTCTGGCCCTGGATCCTAACTGCTTCCCATCACCGCCTGCTTCTCCCCAGCCTCTACCTTCTCAAACGTCTGGAGGTGCTCGTTGATCAACTTCTTCATGAAGCTGTAGAACTTCTTATTCAAGTCCTTGAAGGCATCAAGGGAAGAGTTGGGCAGGTAACGGAGGACAGGAATAAAGTCAGCTGGGTATCCAGAACCAGTAACCTCCCCGAACTCATTGCTTAGACTGACTATGCTAAGCAGCTCTTGGTTATCATGGTCATAACGTTGGCCAAAGCACATGGCACAGATGACATTGGCCACTGACACTACCAAATACTTGTAAGGGTCAAAGTGGCCAATCTCTGCCATCAGCTTCTGGAACTTGCTGATTAGGTATTCAGCCTCCCTGCTCACGTGCTCCTCCAAGTAGCAAGAGGATGCTGACGTCGGGTCTGAGGCTATGGAGAAGCTCTTCAGGGCATTCTGGGCCAGGCGCCGACGGGCAGCCCACACTGGTCCAGAGTCTGGGTTGAAAGTCATGCTCTTTCCGTTAGTGATCAGAGTGAAGCTGTAGAAGTCTGGCCGGCCCTTGAAGTCATCTCCCTGCCTTACCAGGGCCTGCTTGATGGTGTTCAGGCCACTCAGCACCACCACAGGAGTGGAGCCTATGCGGATCTGAAGGACGTCCCCATACTGCTGACTCAGCTTCGTCAGTGCCAGATGTGGGTTCTTCCCCAGGGTCAGAATGTGCCCAATGAAGGGCAAGCCCCAGGGCCCGGGTGGACTCTTCAGACCTTTGGGAACCTGGGTCCATGTGGTTCTGACCATCCAGAACACTAAACAGAAGATGACAGTGGCCAGGAGCAACTCTGTGGCTGACATGAAGGCTAGGAGTCCGTACATAGAAGGCATGATCTAGGTGGCTGCTGAGAGGTgaagcaaaaggaagaaagcatCAGGCTGAGGGTGAGGGAATGAATATCCTACAGTGTCGCCATGCTGGTCAAGGAAAAGAGACGCCTTCCTCCTGGAGCGTTTACTGGGCACGGAGCAGGACAGAGATTGTTGAGCTGCCACTGTGTGCCACTCTTTCTTACCCCACACACAGAAAGACTGAGGTCAGGTAGACTAAGCACTCATGGAGACGTCTCAGTACCTGGGAAGCTcaatgtgattttgttttattttccacacaatatattttaatcatactcttcacacacacacacacacacacacatacacacacacacacacacacacacacacatcttgtttttttttttcagtctcagtCATAAGCAGATGAGGAAGGCTGTAGTAAGATTCACAGAGGGTAAGTAACATTTCCAAAGTTAAGCAGCTAGGGAATGATGGGTAAACTCTCAACCCAAGTAGCCTActtctagaaaacccctattttattttattttattttattttttattttttatttttttggtttttcaagacagggtttggaagtcactcagtagaccaggctggcctcgaactcagaaatccgcctgcctctgcctcccaagtgctgggattaaaggcgtgcgccaccgcccgGTAAGAAAACCCCTATTAACTGCGTGGTTTCAAACAGTGGTTTCCGATTTCTGTGGTTTCCATTAGCCCCGCTTTACTCTGTGTTTCCTAAAATCAGTTTTGCATCCACTAAGTAGCATTATCCTAGACAATGTCTGTGTCTAAATACAGCTTTGGTTTTTCCACGTAACACATTCCAATAAATGCACAATTGAGTCTCTTTGGGTCCTACCTATCACCTTTGGGGAAGCCATCCTATCGGGAAATCAGAGATCATTTGTTTCTTCAGCTTCATTGCACACTCTAGTCGCAGGGAAATCAACTTCCAAATGCCCAAAGTCACCCAGCAACAGTGACAGAGCCAGGGCTCACAGCTCCTAGGGGAAGTCCCATAGAATGTACAGCCGCTATCACAGGTGCCTCCTTTCGAAAACCAAAGAATTTGAGTTCTCAGTTCTTTACTGTTTATCTCAGGATGTAAAGAATCCCACAAAACCCCAGAAGAGGACAGGAATGGGAGAGGGTACAGGAAAACCAATGCCCAAGCCATTTTGCTCTCAGCCCTAGCTCCCTAAGTTCAAACTGAGCCACACTTTAAAAGCTGAGGGAGATTAGCTAGATACGACTCCAAGTAATAGTAATCCAGGCCAAGCTTTTTGTTGTGCTCAGTTCTCATGAATGAATAGTCCGggtctttcccttcttttgcgggtcatgagaaatgaaaaggaagactcCTATCAGGCTAGGGCTATAAGAAAACCACTGAcatgggctgggaagatggctcagtggttaagagcactgactgctcttccagaggtcctgagttcaattcccagcaaccacatggtggctcacaaccatctgtaatgggatccaatgctctcttctggtgtgtctgaagacagcgacagtgcactcacatctataaaataaataagtctttaaaaaaaaaaaaaagaaagaaaaccactgacTGGGGTCAGGAAAACCAGGAACAGATCTGAACTTAGTTTTCACTAAGAGAACACTTTCTCTTTAGGCGTATTCTAGAAAAGGTAAGCAAATTTACAGACTGCTCTAAGTCTCTGCCCAGTCAGGAGAGTCACTTTGCTGTGAAGTACAGTGCAGGTAGTCTTGGGCGAGTCATTTTAACTTTGAGGCTTCGATTACATAACTGGGAAAGAGGGTAAGACAAGATTGCCCAATTCAGCTAGGAGGTGCTGGCCCAtatctttaatccctgcactcgggagacagaggcaggaggaactctgagtttgaagccagcctgaccctgtctcaaaaaaccaaccaaccaacaaacaaacaaaacaaaacaaaaaaagaagccagcctggtctacagagtgagttccaggacagccaggctacacagagaaaccctgtctcagaaaacaaaaacaaacaaacaaacaaacaagaaggctCAATTCAGAGGGTGCATATCCTAGGAAGAGAAGATCTGAACCACATACGACAGGAAAATGTACAACTCCTACCCCAAATACTACAGCCAGCTTGATGGGAGAGGGGCTTCCTGGAGGAGCTGAATGTAAAACACACTTCAACATAATGGGCTCCCCTAAGGGCCTCTAGCCTTTGTAAGGTAGATGAGCTGAGGGAAATGTAACTGGTGTTTCCAGTTCCCTGAAGCTCTCGGTGGATGGAGCTGATGGTGTCCCTGCAAGGATGGAAGACACAGTCAGTGAAATAGGAAGCCTCTCTAGCCCAAGTCAGAAACAGCTCTGACAAGCTACCCTTTGGAAGGATAGAGGCTGTGGCAATAGTTTTTAAATAAGACAGAGAATGCTTAGGAAAGCTCAGGGCATCTCCACTCTCCACCCTACCCACCCAGAGAGGAACCCTCACCCCCATTGGCAGTCCTGAGGAAAGGGTTAAATGTACAGGGAAGAAGTCCCAGGAggtcaatggggggggggggggacctgaaGTGGAAGGGCATCTCATTTCTATCTAAATATCTGATACTAGGTACTGGACCTTAGGCAAGGCAAGTCCTCTTAtttctctggcctcagtttctcccttaAGGAATTTACttgattacaaaaagaaaaaaaaaaaaagtctcctacCCAGTAACTCTTCACTAAAATTGTCCTTTTCTTGGGAAGGAGGGGCAATCCAGGAGCCCCCAGGCACTCACCTTTGGCTATGAGGAGGGACTGAACTGAAGAGTGTTCTCTACAACCCCAGGGAGGATCGGGAAAGCTCCAAGAACTACCACCTTCAGGGTTAGGGTGAAGGCACCACCACCTTTATAGGACTCTGTTGGCCACGCCTCCTTATCTGAGCCCAGTGGTGGGACTGAGGGAGGGACAACCTTAGGGAGTGCTCTAGGCAAGTGGGGGGGGGTGAGATAGGCAAGAAGCCATACAGGGACACCTTATGTCGGTACaggcacaacaacaacaaaaagagtaaaGGCTGGGGTCACCCTCACTTTCAGGGCTCTCCATGAACAGCACAGAATCCCACTGAGGGAAGGGTTTGAGGAAAAACTCTGGGGTAGCCTAAAACGTATTGGGGTCTCCATCCCGTATCATAGagattcctttccactattttttgCGTCCCTAAAACATTGGGTGTGGAAGATCCTCTTGTCCACTGCAAGCTAATGGGTGCCAGGAAAGGCTGGTAGAGGGAGAGCAGCTGGGTGGTAACTTTGCTTCCCTGGATTACTGAGTCCAGGCTCGCGTGAGAAGTGCAACGACCCCAGCCCAGAGGTCACAGAACAGGAAGGCCAGTGGCGCCATTGGACTGCCTCTGTCCCCCACAAATTGGGTATCGTCCGAAGTTCGCGCTGCTTCATCTAGGGGTGGGGATGGATGGCAGGCTTGCAGATGGCACCTCTAAGGGTCACCTTAGGCAGGCTG is a window of Arvicanthis niloticus isolate mArvNil1 chromosome 26, mArvNil1.pat.X, whole genome shotgun sequence DNA encoding:
- the Cyp1a1 gene encoding cytochrome P450 1A1; this translates as MTFNPDSGPVWAARRRLAQNALKSFSIASDPTSASSCYLEEHVSREAEYLISKFQKLMAEIGHFDPYKYLVVSVANVICAMCFGQRYDHDNQELLSIVSLSNEFGEVTGSGYPADFIPVLRYLPNSSLDAFKDLNKKFYSFMKKLINEHLQTFEKGHIRDITDSLIEHCQDRRLDENANVQLSDDKVITIVLDLFGAGFDTITTAISWGLMYLVTKPMVQRKIQEELDTVIGRDRQPRLSDRPQLPYLEAFILETFRHSSFLPFTIPHSTTRDTNLNGFYIPKGCCVFVNQWQVNHDQELWGDPNEFRPERFLTPSGTLDKHLSEKVILFGLGKRKCIGETIGRLEVFLFLAILLQQVEFNVSPGEKVDMTPTYGLTLKHARCEHFQAQMRSSGPQRLQA